The nucleotide sequence CTGAATTGAACTGGCCCCATTCATAAAACAGCCTTCCTTGTCAAAAGCCCAGCTCTTGGACGGCCCAGCCTCTATCCCCACCCCCTCTTCCATCACTCCCTTTAGCTTTAGGCCCGAATGTTTCGGCCCACAGACCCTTCCCTCATAACCCATGGGCGCTGATTGTTGGGCCCGGTCATCTATCCCCTCCCATCCCATAACCCTCTTCTGTCTCCCTGTCCCCTCATCTGACGATAGCAGCGCCTCGGTCTTTTCAATGGCCGATTCCACCTCCATGCGCGAGCCGGAGCGTGATATGTTGTCATCCCTGACCTCCCCCCATCTTCGGCTATCAGCCCTAAACTTCTTGACTGACGGCCTGAACTCCCACCAAAGGGCGAGAATGAAAACTTCCTCCTCGATCCCAATCTCCAGCGTACTCGGTTTGTCTCCGCCGTCCGTCCTAACCAGAATCCTAGCCCATTGGAGCTCTTCCAGCTTCTCCGTCTTCGAATCGATGTCAATGAAACCACCGCATTCATCCCCCACCCTTCTCAACACAGTCGGGTTCCACAACAACACTGGCAGTCCAAAGATTCTAACCCAAACCTCGTTactttcttcctcctcctccctgCATCCACCCCATGGGCTCCATTTCTCGAACCTCAGCCTTATCTCTCCCATCATTTTTTCACCTGATAGGGAAACCCGTTGAGCTTCTTCCAAATATTCGAATTCCAACAAGATTctgtttttctctaattttgcCAGCCCTAGGCTTCCTTTCAATCCCCAAGAGCTCGCCAGAAATCTCCccaatttttccaaatcttCTTCATCTCCAGACCTAGGGTTCCAACTCCCGACAACACAATACTCCAATttttccagatttctttggatTTCCTCCCTCCTTACCTTCACCTGAACTGAGTTTATAACTCTACAGATCGGTCTCTTCACCACTTCTGCGAACGTTCTCTTCAGATCCATGTTTCTACCTACTTTTTCTTCTTGCATATTGTTCTTTCTATCGATTGACCTACGCAGAATCTGTAGATTTTCCACCATTGCAGCCCATCCCTTTTTTCCTCCTCTACCCTTTGGGATGTAGATACAGTATTGTTTTTGTTCCAAATCCGTTACCCCTAGCCGGAGGAAGCATCCTGCTTTATTTACACTTCGCAGCAGAGAGAAGGATCTCCCCTGTTCCTTCCATTCCGTCACCCATCTGTCTTCCTTCTCGTCCCTTATACAGTGGTTTAGGCCTTCCATCAGGAACCCTAAACTCTCCACTCCCATTCTGACCCAAGACGAGACTCCCCCTTTGCTTTCCTCTATAAATATTTGGGGTTTTCCTCTTCTCTCTAAAAGCTCCAGCTCAAACACCTTGGATTCAACTGCGAACCTGCTCCCCCTTCGCCTTCTTCGAGACCCCTCCTTATCTTCATCTCCCTCGCCGGCGTAATCTCGCCTTTTTCCTTCCTCACAAGCTCGCTCACTGCCGcgctcactctctctctctcgctttCTCTCACCCATTCTCTACTTCATCTACTTTGAGTTGTGTGATAATATTAGTTTCTGTCGGCGATGATATCAACGTACGCTTCTCTCTCTAGCTCCCGATTTCATTATCTGCTATCTCTTTCAATTCCTTTGTTCTATGTCGTTTTGATTGGTGCCAAATTCCCCCCGATTTAGGGTTTCGTTTCATCAATTCAGTTTTTCATGTAGGATTATTTTACCTCTTTCTCCCTTTTATGATCGATTTCTAACCTCACCAAATGTTACAAGCAAGTAgtataataattcttttaagaaaaaaaaattaaatttgaatttttcttaaaaattatggaaaaaaaataaaattaaagatgtATGCATCTTTGTATTGAGTATCATATCAAATCTCAACACATGTATTGTAAGATACACTAAAGATAAGAATCATAAGATATGGATGGCAATATTTATcgattttcatgaaaaaaatatatattatattgtgTATCAGAAGTTTTAACAACTATGGCCTTACACAACATCTACTTTGACAGACATTCTTGTTTGAATAAATAAAGgcaacaaagaaaagaaactgACAGAATGAGGAAAAGGAAGTGTAAATTTCTGTTCCAGAATTAAATTTCACAGATCAATGATTAAACTTTGCAAATCCCATAATTTACAAACATTCATTTTTTGCATTCTTTCTTCATAGGATTActgaagttttttttataataaaagatcAAAATATAGAATatcaaaaatatagaaaaagaataaaaggccCAGGATGTCTCCAAGTGTATATCTACATTCCAGAGAACTAAAGAACTTTGGCACAACAACCCTTGTACAACTGGTGATAGAATGGGAAGGCAAAAGGGCCCAAAAAAACACACTGAaacaagaaattttaatttgcaAAAACTAGCATTTGAAGAAGTAGGCGAGGATTGATAAAACACCTGGACAGCAAGACGTCTTGGTTGGGTGCAAGCTATTACACGGCCACCATCTGCCCAACCTGCTTCTTTGAGGTACTGTAGTATCATCAGAAGATAAAAAGATTTAATATTGTCCAAATTTAATCCATTcagtgattttcaaaattgaattctgTATGGAAAGATTAACTCCAAAACCAAGTGGGATTAAGGCTAGCAAGGCCATTCCGTTAGAAATTAAGTCATGCTATCTGCTTTCTATAATATTGGACAGCACAAATTCACGGTTTTCATTTCCCAAAAACTCAAGAATGGCCATTAAATCTGCAATAAACAAAACTCATTTCAAatgtaatcaaaataaagattatCGACTTGTTTCAATGCAAAGTGAAACACAAAATAGAAACATTTCAAACAAAGTATGAACATGCTGCAAAAAGAATAACTTTAAACATTGTCTCAATTACAAAGGGGAACATGAGATCCAATTGAGGGTATGACTGTACAGTTTCCCTCCATTTGGGTATATGATAAAACCAAGTCAGGTCAAAAATGGCAAAGAAAgtttcaattctcaaattttaagtTATCTCGATTTCCACAAAAATGAAAACCTCACCCCAGCTAAGCTAAATGGCTGCATTACACCTGGTTGAGTGGATTTTTTTCATCTTGTATCGAAATACTTGCCTTAACTTTTCTCGGCAACAAGCTACCAGGAGGGGAAAGAACGATAgaagggtttaaaaaaaaaaaatcaagaaatgaaACAGAAAAAGAACCTGCGGAATCTGGGTGGTTTTTCCACTACCAGTCTCTCCAACAATAATGGTGGTGGCGTGAGTCTCCACTAAATAGAGAATAGCGGTTCGGTACTTGTAGACTGGAAGCCTCTGCCTCTGCTTCTCGATGTTCGAATACCCAAATCTGTTACCCAAACAAGAATTACGATAATCATATAGAAAAATTTGCAGAataatagaaattgaaaagaaaaaagtatgaaaggaagaagaagagtaCCCAGAGGAGGAAGAAGCAGAAGCGGAGTAGAAGAGAACTCCGCCTTCCTCGTCGTCGAGGAGGCGAGGCTTCTCCGACCCTGGTTTCCAGAACTGACTCATTTCATCAACGATTTTGATTCCACCTCTCCGATTGTAGACTCTCACCACAAAGCATTTGTTCGCAGCCTGCTTttgcaaaaattatttttcaaaaaatggttCCCTTGTTGagtaatttataaatatttaatttataattatttttctcccttgCTTGAAGAATTTTAATAGTCTACtcctaattattttcaaaataaattaaaataaatttatttatttttattaaaaattattattaaataaaattcccaaataattttgacatcaattaatcaaataataaaagatctaaatatgaaataaaaataaattttcaatgaatttttattaaataaattaaatttaattaatcttaattatcaataatcaaaattactaaacaatattaaataaaaaatccattatgaaatttttttaaaaaaaaaaaagtcatcttaattaacaaaataaatattcttaattaaaattaagaaataatattaaatgatgaaaatgaaatatagaaTACCAATTTGAAGCAAAATTatcctaatttttaatttttttaatcttttcaatcatttttcttaatctttcttCAATGGAATGAATTCTCCCTTTCGtattcttaattttgttttaattcttaattttgtcTTAACTTATTTTCAATTAGAAATCACTTATGAACTTCATCCACTTTGCCTCCAATATGTGTTactacaaattttctttttctctgtaaaaacaaaaaatatcgtCAAGATGTATGAGGATGATGGATGaatcatttaatataaatatatatcatattatatatttgcatatataACAACTTACAAGTTAAAATTACCAATGGATACATATTCTTTCTTATGATGCTTCTTTAATCGATATATCAAtaagtcataatttttttaacaaattaaaaatatttattcaattttgaatCAAGGTCTGATTAATATCGTTGTTATATATAGTTAATATCATAATCACGACTAAGAAACACAATGGGTTAGTGATTAAACataatgaagattttttttccaacatttttaagatttcaatCCTTTACTCGTGACACCCTCctaattaaaattcttaaaacttAGAATTTACATATGATGGGTTCCTTTCTATGAATATGGATGCTATATGAATATCATCCCAACTACTCGATGGATCATCATATGAATCCACGAGATTAATTGTTTGcacaatttgattattattttcacCTTTTTGCATCTCATTTTCAATGtcatttataaaatacataCTCATAAGTTATAATCACTTATGAAACAATATACAAAActctaaaatataatttttgtgatcaaatataaatttgtatTCTATGAGTCGTCAATGATAGATGTTAAATAAATCACATCCATATCATGTAGTACCCAAAAGATTGTAGTCCtcacaattttattattatttctacttttttacatcttattttcaatgttatttataaaatacGCAGTTGCAATTAATCACAAAACAAATGGAAAACTCtaagtacaatttttttttataatttgatttatattcaaatcatattataaatttgtatctaaaattattaataatttcaaattaaggTTAAATGTACATTTGgtaggtgtttggtaaaccaacttaataacttgaaGTGATTTAATACcttaatttaagtcataaaatatattaagtatgtttggtaaaataacttaatgggatgacttaaagtaaaaaaacaactttaaataataaataaaaataattaacttattcttaaattcacatcttcattttatctttttatccttatttaccTTAATTACCTCTACGATTTCTTTTGTTACTTCACGACCTCCATTGCTACTCAACCTactttaccctaattataatttatgaggataaatataccaatttaataatttaaaaataatttttaagctaattttatcaaacatcatttatacttaaaataagaattaagtaataagttttaaattaataaattaaatataatttaatttaaagtcaacttaagttatcaagtaataaatattaagttttaccaaacacccttttAGTTTCAcaacaccttttttttattattgataaatagactagatatattaatttataaaattaaacatatttatatatgtttaacCATTGATATGATTGATATAATGATTATATATCAGTTATATATAGTTAAATTAAAGCatgaataagaaatataatGGATTCGTGGTATTCCTAATCCAAGCCTTGAAGGTTCGAATCACCTAGTGGGACACTCTCCTAATTGCTatacttaaaatgtttttgttatttatgttgtttatttttaaaacatgctaattttttataacGTCTTCATCTTCAATCTCATATATGTCCACCCAAACCCTAATACTAACTCTTCTCCCTTTTTGCACTTTCTCTCATCTTTTTCCTCCTTCCACCAcatcttatttgaaaaatgaaaataaaaggaaaaaaaatacaaactaaGAGATAGGAATAAAGACGAAGGACAAGGAAGATGAAAAATGGGATGAGCAAAGGTTTGAGTTAAGCTTCTAATGGGACGACTGGGAGGTTGAATTTAATAATAACTTAGAAATTCAcatgatatttttagaaaagaaattgtAAGTTTGAGATTTAAGTTATAAAACTACTTAAGGGGGGCAAATAGATGGTCCTTTCTAATATAGctcaaaatttatcaatttttatttctaagaattcgtttaataagataaatagtCAAATTAATCGAGAATTCTAATCACACATAAAGATTATGATTTATGTGAAAAACTACCCATAAAGCTTGCCAAAAACTTTTGGTTATAAAAATTACAAGGAAAGAGATCGTGAAGTTATAAttcattatttcaaataaaaggtaTTTAAATTTACCTAATGGTTGCTATCCTAAAGACTTACATTCTATactttacattttatttaatgtttaaaacAAAATGCCACCATACTCCTTAGTGGACTTCTCAACACCTTGAGGGGATGAGAATATGAGTCATTGATTTTGAGAATTTGCGTTTCCGAAGGGCTAATGACATTTTAAGTTATGTGTACATCAAGAGAAACTTGAATATTTTAGGTATGATATGGGGTTATTTGGTTAAATGGGTCAAAATAACCCCCATATTTGCAAATTTAATCCACAgatcaaaaaaggaaaagaaaaaaataatgttgattgagacaaaaatgtcctttttattttcttccaacaCTTAcaacttcttattttttatttcatttaaccTTTTACAGAATGAATCctcatattttccttcaaaaactggaaaaaaaaaaaaaaaatcatcatcttcttctacttcattattttcttttggtgCATAGAACGGAAAACTCATCTTCTTTtctacatcatttacaaaacaactcctcatttttcatcttctttttctatttcattctATTCCTTTGGTGCATAGAACAAAAAACTCATCTTTCCTTCAAAAGCCTTAGAAAAATTCTCGTTTATCCTCTTATCTTCTATTTCATTCCTAATACTTGGAAAAATTATCTCATCTCATTTTATCCTCTCGTCTATCCTCTTATCCTCTCATCTTTTTTGTTAAGTTATTTCATATTGCATCTTTAAGTACAATGAAAACAATGAGTTCATTGAAGAGTGATAAGagaaaaaaggttaaaaatggTGGTGAAAAAGCAAAATTCCTAATTGCAAACGGAAAAAGCAAAAGTTATGATTGTGAACTTAACTGTGGTTAAgttttttataaatacaatttaatcattgttaagttcaggtgaaaATTATGACTATCAACTTAACTGTAGTTAAGTTGTTAAATTCtttgttaatgcaactcaaccACTATTAAGTTTAAGTGAAAGTTTTGACTATGAACTTAACTGTGGTCAAGTTAtttgttaatgcaactcaacaATAGTTAAGTTTATGTTAATGCAATGACTGTCAACTTAATCATAATTAAACTTAACcaattaatttatatgataaaattaaaacattaacttaaaatttcaatccatcattcaaaaaaaatgcttgaagcatatacaaaaaaaaaaaaaaaggctcacCAATTCCTTCATGAccctatacaaaaaaaaaataaaaaaaaatatagatacaTAGTTAAATCATCtccaaaaaacaaattttatggtAACATCATTAAAGTGACTAATGAACTAGTTGTAAGAAGAATTCTTGGATGCTGATATTGCTCTCAACAATATTGACACAACTATGCTCATCTCTAAAATGTAATAAGATTGGTCGTTCGCATGTTTTTCAATTATGCCCATAATCATCACATCTATCACAACATCGTGTGCGCTTAACCTCTCCACTTGAacaaattctttcatttcttgGTCTTTCTTCTAGTCGTTGACTTTTTGGTGGTAACACAACTCTATAACAGATGTCTTATGAAATGCCATACACAACTTAACTAGATCTAGTCGAAGAATGCAATACGCAACTTTCATTAATTCATGATATGATATATTCTTCTCCACCATAATGTCTTTACATTCACTTCATTTCAAAAGCATTATTCCTACTTCATCAATGATTGcagaaataaatatttcaaaccattatgttaaaaatgaaatagtacAATATAGGATATACTTTTATTAAGTTTCAACTATAGACTATGTAATGAATCTTAAAacacatatttatatttttattaaataactcaCTACATAATAATATGTCAACAATTCAATCTCAATTTCCagtataattatataaaaatagactTTTGCTTTgaataaaaacacataaactcaACTTAAACCTAACAAATGGTAAAATTTGTTGTTCAATGCAACAATGCAACACTTCCCATAAATcaaagatccaaatgaacaatATATAACTAGAATGGGTATTAATCATATGAGCAATACTAAAACCATAATAAAGCTTCATGCATGTGATTTATTGCTTACCATCATTTAACTTTGTCATATGGATAAAtcttttcaacttcttttgaatgaatttttcactttttcataaCTAACAATGAAGTCTCCATTTTTTTACCTACAATGGTGAAGTGAGGTTTTGAattttcaggaaacaaaaagaaataaaatgataatatataaaaaaagaaattgttggttgcttatatatatatatatatatatatatatatatatatatatattttttttttttttttcattttttttgtgacCAAGAatgaagaataaataaaataatggtgAGAATTTAAACTTGTCCTCTataggaaaacaaagaaaaagagcaACCagcaaccaaataaaaaaaataaaaacctaatcTACTATAAAAATAGAGGGAAAGGGAAAGCCATAttggagagaaaaatgaaggGTATTTTTATCTCAATCGAGTcaatttttttgcctttttaagGGTGAGTTATATTTGCAAATATGAGAGTTATTTTAACCCATATAACCAAATAACCCTATAATATATATCGGGATGAAGTCTAGTGGACTTAGACTATTCCTCAATATTGATTTTCCAAAaccatttattaaatatgaaaaaaaaaccttaccaattgaaattttggaaccTTGGGCTTTGAATGTTCGAACGTTGGATAAGTATACTTGAATGTTAAATCTGAATGCTTGCATCTTACCTCaaaccttttaaaattaaataaaaaaaaagtttcaaccTATCATTCTATAAAGTCCACTCTATATTGCTTGGAAAGAGTCATTATCTTTTTTGTAAATCACTACACTTATTTGTATTATCACTTATATCGATTTTTTAGGTAAACGGAATCCTTAATCGTTTAATAATTCCCGGTGTCTTGATGATTTTCAACTTCAAGTTTGACCCGTGATATAAACCtatcataattcataaagaaAGTCCATATGCATCACTCAAAAACTAGAATTGATGAAATGGAATGCGATACTTCATTTCATGAACCAAGGTGCAATCATGTATCAATCTTTAAAGTAACAAtattattcatagcattttttACCAGGTGAATTGATGtgttaaaaatttgtttagtaTGTATGAAATGTAGAGGTTTTTTGCATTCAATCGTCACTCCTCATTTAACTACCGCAATATCCATAGAGCGCGTAACAAATGTCCAAACAGACCTTTATGATTGATTAGTAAAAGACAAACGGCAGATTTGGGATATCAGAAAGAATCGCCTTGTGTAACGTGGCCATTCAATAATGTCTCATCGTGCCATATAAAGACGAAGCGGAAGCTGCAAAATATTCAAATCACACTCCCTCTCAGCATTCCCATTACTGAGAAAGCTTCCTAAACCCAAACATGCCGAAAGAAGAAGACCAACATCCCCACAACAATGATGTTTTTTTAGACCTCGTGCTCGATCGCCTCGGATCCGATGGTGCGGCTCTCTCTCCGACACCCTCTCAACTCTCTGCGCTCGGTGGGACTGCTTTTCCCAATCAAACTCAGAAACTCCAGAATGAATGGGAGCCAGCGACTCCGGCTCTGGGGACGAAGCTTAAGGTTTTCGGCGCATTCTTCAACCCGATCCCTTTTCGTCCTGTTAAAACATTAGATGTTCAgaaacatgaattttttttgaagcATTTAGGGTTATGGGATTTTATTCATCTTGATTATGATTTTGAACTCCGAGCCGATCTTCTCCAACAATTGGTGTTGAATTTCGATCCTAAGGCTGGTTTTAGCACAGTGGATGGGATTTCAATTGAGATTAGCCGCATGGCTATTGCTGGTGCACTGAAATTACCGGTACAGCAGGTTGAGATTGATACTCCACTGGAAGTTAGGGATTTGGAATCGATTGAGTTTGTTGAGGAGTTTGTGATGAATTGGATTCTTTTACATGAGGATGCGTGGATGATGCCAGAGGAAGTTTTGGAGTGGATGGGGTTTATCAGAGAAGGGAAGTTACATGAGGTGGATTGGGCTGGGTTAATGTGGTTTATGGTGAATAGGGAATTATTGCAGGTGCGGGAGGCGGGAAATTGTTATTATGCTTCACATTTGCATTGTTTGATCGAGTTTCAGAGGCCAGGGTTGTTTGAGGAAAGGGCTATGGTGGAAGGTAATGGGAAGGGGGAACCGGATATGGGTTATGGCAAGGCGATCCaattggatgatgatgatgaacaGGATGTGGGTGATGTGAAGATGATCAGattggatgatgatgatgatgatggcgACAGCGATGATAATGGTGATAGGTATAGTGATAACGACCATGATGCTTTTAACGTTGATGATAACATTGGAGGACTGGAGGATCAAAACAATGGTTTGCAGTTGGAGTTGGGAAAGATCGAAAGTGGAGAGGTTGGGGGTGTGGATGTTATGAATCTTCAGGAATGCAAGGAAGTGGAACCTGAATATTGGCCTCTCAATGGAAGGACTGGTTCTGGTGAGCATTCTTTGCAGCAGTGCAATCGAAATGAAATCTGCAGAATGGGTTTTCAGTCTGAAAGGAAAGCAGAAGTGgggaaagaaaattatgatatttccATGAAATGTGGTCCGATTGAGGGGTTTGCTTCTGGAAATTGGGACAAAAAATTTATTGCGACAAAAAATTTACATTGTAATCCACCTATATATATTCCTGACCACTCTACTGAGGAACCTATTGCATCAAGGACTGATACCTGTGCGAATGTTGGTAACCTGTTTATGTTTAATAATTCATTGAAGAGGCAGTTTGAGCATGGGGATGAGATTGATCATCTCTGTCTCAATTACCACAAtaagagaatgagaaatgaTGATTCTTCAGACCCGAATTTacaggattttgatttttgtatgaAACAGATACAGACTTGGATGGATAAAGCTAGAATGGCATATGTTGCTAGAGAGCAGGCGTGCAGAACTGCTAAAACTAATGAGCAAGTCTTACTCAAAACATTGGAGCAGCAGGAAAGCATGATCAAACACTTAGAAAGAACAAAGCATGAAGACAATCACAAAAGAGAAGTGGAAGTATATCATCTTACACGTGAACTTCATTTTATGGGGAATCTGGTGGATGGTTATAAGAGTGCTTTGAAGAAAACTCAGAGACTATTTTCCGAGTATAGAGAATGTTGTCCACAGCCCGAGGAACCACTTTACAGGGATGTTGTGAGGACTGGAGGTGTTGTTCTTAGTAATGCTGAATTGGGAAACCAGGCCTCATagagagaagaggaagaaagggTTGTATGTGTTGCTGTGGAAGAAAAAATCAGGGGATTTCAGCTTAGTGGTTTGATAATCTGGAAGCATGTCTTAATAAGATCAATGTACTGCGTACAAGATTGTTGGATTTTGAGAAGGAAGTAAAAGTCTTAAAAGAAATATTCACAGCATGCAAGGCTTCTAAAGCTTAAGCAGGCATTGTTGATGTGCCATAAATAGGGTTATAGAGAAAAATAGGTGCTCTCTCATTCTGTTGTCAGTTAAGTATATATAACTTAGATATTTGGTGCTTCTTGCAGAACAGTGCTGGAAGGTTCATATTTCCCTCATTCCTTAACTACATTACACATTGCTATTTTTGGTTTAATCTTTCAATACCATATATGGATTTGTTAACAGATCATTTAGCTTTTATTGTTTATCTCTGTATTTATCATTACATCCTCTTGTGGCTATCTTTCCTTGGTCTGGGAATTATTGGAACAGGCTGAAGTTTGTATGAGGTACGATGGAAATGTGTGATTACTTGCAGCTGCTTAGATTTGGTCCTTTACCATGATTTTTATTTCTGTTTCCTATGGGGACTTGAATAAACCAACTGGTGAACCCATTGGTGGCTACTTCACCAAGTTTTAATGCCTGCAGGTTCTACTGAGGAATCATCCTTTAATATCACTTATTATTTATGCTTTGGATTGATCTGATCTATAGTGGTAGGAATTGCATTAGTGCTTGCAATTTTATATCCATACTTAATGAGATAACATAACCAATGCCTTAACAAGGTTCAAATTCTGTGTTTAATGCTAGGAGTGTGTTTGCACCAACCACCATCCCTTTTCTGTATGAACAGCACGACTTAATATGGCCAATTGCcctcatatttatttttgtgggaGCAGAAAGGATTATGTTTTAATTGTTATTTGTGGATGACACCATGAATGAATATTGGAAATTTCATAATGGGTCCTGGTGCAAAAAGTTTTGTTTGCACATGttaattaaaaggataaagCATATTGAAGAACACCAGTGAAGCTAACATGTCTgaacaaacaaaattttcttttcacttagTCTTCTAAATTGATGTTATGCTTGTGTTCCTGGAAAAAATTTCTGTAAATGTTCTTTACTCGAATGCTCCTTATATCCTGATGGGTCATTAAActgaaaaatggagaaaatttatcatattgtCTATTTAGcattgggaaaaaaatttcattctgCTTTAAGACATCATATTACTTGTAACAATGTTGATTTTTTCTGTCTGGGAAATGGGTAGGTGGATCTCCCTCACCAGAAGAGAACTACTTCGACTCCGGAAATTTAGTTTTAGGAGACTATAGGGCAAGTAGAGCAGTCTTCTTACTGTGGATTTATAGTTATATATGTTGTTTGACTTGTCTTATTGtttatcttttgttttctgCATGGATTCCCCCTCACCTTGTTTCTGGTCTTGTATTGAACTTCTTTTGTTTCTAGCATATTCCTTATGTGCAGTTGTCTTAAAATTCGTTGGTGTCCTTCATGTTAATTGCAATTCCACCACTTAAAAGATTACCCAACCTTTTGAGTTATGTGTTTGCCCCTTACTCTTGATCATGTACATGGCAGGAATACTTGGTGACTGAATTTGTTAGTATCACAGTTGTGAGGGTCTGCATAACTCTCATTCTT is from Vitis riparia cultivar Riparia Gloire de Montpellier isolate 1030 chromosome 10, EGFV_Vit.rip_1.0, whole genome shotgun sequence and encodes:
- the LOC117923154 gene encoding uncharacterized protein LOC117923154, with translation MPKEEDQHPHNNDVFLDLVLDRLGSDGAALSPTPSQLSALGGTAFPNQTQKLQNEWEPATPALGTKLKVFGAFFNPIPFRPVKTLDVQKHEFFLKHLGLWDFIHLDYDFELRADLLQQLVLNFDPKAGFSTVDGISIEISRMAIAGALKLPVQQVEIDTPLEVRDLESIEFVEEFVMNWILLHEDAWMMPEEVLEWMGFIREGKLHEVDWAGLMWFMVNRELLQVREAGNCYYASHLHCLIEFQRPGLFEERAMVEGNGKGEPDMGYGKAIQLDDDDEQDVGDVKMIRLDDDDDDGDSDDNGDRYSDNDHDAFNVDDNIGGLEDQNNGLQLELGKIESGEVGGVDVMNLQECKEVEPEYWPLNGRTGSGEHSLQQCNRNEICRMGFQSERKAEVGKENYDISMKCGPIEGFASGNWDKKFIATKNLHCNPPIYIPDHSTEEPIASRTDTCANVGNLFMFNNSLKRQFEHGDEIDHLCLNYHNKRMRNDDSSDPNLQDFDFCMKQIQTWMDKARMAYVAREQACRTAKTNEQVLLKTLEQQESMIKHLERTKHEDNHKREVEVYHLTRELHFMGNLVDGYKSALKKTQRLFSEYRECCPQPEEPLYRDVVRTGGVVLSNAELGNQAS